The following coding sequences are from one Granulicella sp. L56 window:
- a CDS encoding HipA family kinase gives MAVLAVQAIRRMRGGAQSQLMLGADGKLWVVKFQNNPQHLRVLANELIATRLAAAVGLTVPPSDVVEVTEWLVANTFDMQVEGRGGRERYVAGLQFGSQFVGGLMPGQVVDYLPEQQLDEVRNLAEFAGILCIDKWAGNCNGRQAVFERKPRERKYRATFIDQGFCFNAGEWTFPDSPLRGVYQRNKVYERVTGWQSFEPWLSRVEAMEAGVLWEIAEAVPPEWYGGDTAVIEQLMEQMLRRRSRVRELIASFRDSNREPFPMWDAAKKFVVPRQFAEVSGVGKFVM, from the coding sequence TTGGCGGTTCTGGCGGTGCAGGCGATTCGAAGGATGCGGGGCGGGGCGCAGAGCCAGTTGATGCTGGGGGCCGACGGCAAGCTGTGGGTGGTGAAGTTTCAAAACAATCCGCAGCACCTGCGCGTGCTCGCGAATGAGCTGATCGCGACGCGGCTGGCGGCAGCAGTGGGTCTGACCGTTCCGCCGAGCGATGTGGTCGAGGTAACGGAGTGGCTGGTGGCCAACACCTTCGACATGCAGGTGGAAGGCCGCGGCGGACGCGAGCGATACGTCGCCGGGTTACAGTTCGGATCGCAGTTTGTGGGTGGACTCATGCCGGGGCAGGTGGTCGATTATCTTCCCGAGCAGCAGTTGGACGAGGTAAGGAACCTGGCGGAGTTTGCCGGGATACTGTGCATCGATAAGTGGGCTGGCAACTGCAATGGGCGGCAGGCCGTGTTCGAGCGCAAGCCGCGCGAGCGGAAGTATCGCGCCACGTTTATCGATCAGGGCTTCTGCTTCAACGCGGGGGAGTGGACGTTTCCCGACTCGCCGCTGCGTGGTGTCTATCAGCGCAACAAGGTGTATGAGCGCGTGACAGGGTGGCAGAGCTTTGAGCCATGGCTGAGCCGCGTGGAGGCGATGGAGGCGGGAGTGCTGTGGGAGATCGCCGAAGCGGTTCCGCCAGAGTGGTATGGCGGCGATACGGCGGTGATCGAGCAGTTAATGGAGCAGATGCTGCGGCGACGGTCGCGGGTGCGGGAGCTGATCGCGTCGTTTCGGGATTCGAATCGGGAGCCGTTCCCGATGTGGGATGCAGCGAAGAAATTTGTGGTGCCTCGACAGTTCGCCGAGGTGAGTGGAGTGGGAAAATTTGTAATGTAG
- the purK gene encoding 5-(carboxyamino)imidazole ribonucleotide synthase: protein MSLSDSQNSTPGSQKNLRAAKPILPGATIGIFGGGQLGRMTAMAARAMGYRITVLDPDPACPARFVVDGCIEAGWDDAREAANLARGCDVVTLEIEQIAAASMEAAASFAPVRPGGAMLAIIQDRIEQKDWLRRNGFPIGEYRAVRSLDELRNAISELGGKCFCKSATGGYDGRGQGKVGFSAGASLEDEVRGAWAALGEGPGVAEKAIELEREISVMVARAPNGEVKVFPTAWNHHEEQILAWSAMPAPVPAAMEAEARKIAEEIADTFQLEGVLAVEMFCTNDGRLLVNELAPRPHNSYHASERACVTSQFEQLVRAVCDLPLGEVEIVQPAAIANLLGEVWLNADGTAREPRFDAALAVPGVRLHLYEKHKPRKGRKMGHLSAVGKTAEQAVELVLRAKALL, encoded by the coding sequence GTGAGCTTGTCTGATTCGCAAAATAGCACACCTGGTTCACAGAAAAATTTGCGTGCGGCGAAGCCGATCCTTCCCGGTGCGACGATTGGCATCTTTGGTGGCGGGCAGCTTGGCCGCATGACGGCGATGGCGGCACGGGCGATGGGATATCGCATCACGGTGCTCGACCCGGACCCGGCTTGTCCCGCGCGGTTTGTGGTGGATGGCTGCATCGAGGCTGGGTGGGACGATGCGCGTGAGGCGGCGAACCTGGCTCGCGGATGTGATGTCGTCACGCTGGAGATCGAGCAGATTGCGGCGGCGAGCATGGAGGCGGCGGCGAGCTTTGCGCCGGTGCGACCCGGCGGTGCGATGCTGGCGATCATTCAGGACAGGATTGAGCAGAAGGACTGGCTGCGCAGGAATGGCTTTCCTATCGGCGAGTACCGCGCGGTGCGGTCGCTCGACGAGTTGCGTAATGCGATTAGCGAGCTGGGCGGCAAGTGTTTCTGCAAGAGCGCGACTGGCGGCTACGATGGGCGCGGACAGGGCAAGGTTGGGTTCTCTGCTGGGGCTTCATTGGAAGATGAGGTGCGCGGCGCGTGGGCGGCGTTGGGCGAAGGGCCGGGAGTTGCCGAGAAGGCGATTGAGCTGGAGCGCGAGATCTCGGTGATGGTGGCGCGTGCGCCGAATGGCGAGGTCAAAGTTTTCCCGACTGCGTGGAATCATCACGAGGAGCAGATTCTGGCGTGGAGCGCGATGCCTGCTCCGGTGCCTGCTGCGATGGAAGCGGAGGCGCGGAAGATTGCCGAGGAGATCGCTGACACGTTCCAGCTTGAGGGTGTGCTGGCGGTGGAAATGTTCTGCACCAACGACGGTCGGCTGCTGGTGAATGAGCTTGCTCCGCGGCCTCATAACAGCTACCACGCGAGCGAACGTGCCTGCGTGACCAGCCAGTTCGAGCAACTGGTGCGCGCGGTGTGCGACCTTCCGCTGGGCGAGGTGGAGATCGTGCAGCCTGCGGCGATTGCGAACCTGCTGGGCGAGGTTTGGCTGAACGCTGACGGCACGGCACGGGAGCCGCGGTTCGATGCGGCGCTTGCCGTACCGGGGGTGCGGCTGCATCTGTATGAGAAGCACAAGCCGCGCAAAGGCCGGAAGATGGGGCATCTGTCGGCTGTGGGCAAGACGGCGGAGCAAGCGGTGGAGTTGGTACTTAGGGCTAAGGCGCTGCTGTAG
- the purE gene encoding 5-(carboxyamino)imidazole ribonucleotide mutase, with the protein MSAEPLVGIVMGSRNDYAVMKSAVEMLKEFGVPHEVRVVSAHRTPELLFEYADAAVGRGLRAIIAGAGGAAHLPGMLAAKTVVPVLGVPIAATALQGMDSLLSIVQMPKGIPVATLAIGAAGAANAGLLAVAMLATTDPALRVKLVEWRATRRDEVLAQVVGEDEAGA; encoded by the coding sequence ATGAGTGCCGAGCCCCTGGTTGGAATCGTGATGGGAAGCCGCAATGATTATGCGGTGATGAAGAGCGCTGTCGAGATGCTGAAAGAGTTTGGCGTGCCGCACGAGGTGCGCGTGGTCTCGGCGCATCGCACGCCCGAGCTGCTGTTTGAATACGCCGATGCGGCGGTGGGACGCGGGCTGCGTGCGATCATCGCAGGCGCGGGCGGCGCGGCGCATCTGCCGGGAATGCTGGCAGCGAAGACCGTTGTTCCAGTGCTGGGCGTGCCGATTGCCGCGACCGCGCTGCAAGGGATGGACTCGTTGTTAAGTATCGTCCAGATGCCGAAGGGGATTCCGGTAGCCACGCTGGCGATTGGCGCGGCGGGCGCGGCCAATGCGGGGCTGCTGGCGGTGGCGATGCTGGCCACGACCGATCCGGCGCTGCGGGTGAAGCTGGTGGAGTGGCGTGCGACACGACGCGACGAGGTATTGGCGCAGGTGGTTGGTGAAGACGAGGCGGGCGCGTGA
- the sucB gene encoding 2-oxoglutarate dehydrogenase, E2 component, dihydrolipoamide succinyltransferase, producing the protein MPTEVVMPQMGESITEGTITKWLKKPGDTVQRDEPLFEISTDKVDAEIPSPIAGTLSEIKVAEGATVGINTVVATIAEAGSASTPAAAPAKAETAAAATPAPAAAPAAEAPAAAGSGTEVLMPQMGESITEGTITKWLKKVGDSVQRDEPIFEISTDKVDAEIPSPVAGTLTEIKVGEGATVTINTVVAVIGGAAGKSAAAPAAAPAASAPAASAPTPAAAAPAASAGEGVRSSPLVRKIAKDNNVDLTQVPGTGSEGRITKTDILGHLEGGAKPAAAAPAASAPAAKPAASTPQPGDLVPMTKMRSIIAQRMVESKRTSPHVHTVFKVDMTRIVKLREKEKSKYEQRNGVKLTYMPFITRAAIVALRKHPIVNGAIEGDAIRYNKNINIGIAVALDWGLIVPVLKQTEEKNFLGIARGIVDVADRARNKKLAPDEISGGTFTLTNSGIFGEQFGTPIINQPQSAILGIGGLNKEAEVLTDKDGNDVIAIRSIQRFTLGFDHRIVDGADAGKFMSDFKAYLENWSEDIG; encoded by the coding sequence ATGCCGACTGAAGTAGTTATGCCCCAGATGGGCGAATCCATCACCGAAGGCACCATCACCAAGTGGCTCAAGAAGCCCGGCGACACCGTCCAGCGCGACGAGCCGCTCTTTGAAATTTCGACCGACAAGGTCGACGCCGAAATTCCCTCGCCCATAGCTGGCACCCTCTCCGAGATCAAGGTCGCCGAAGGCGCGACCGTCGGCATCAACACCGTGGTCGCCACGATCGCTGAAGCTGGTTCTGCTTCGACTCCCGCTGCCGCTCCCGCAAAGGCCGAAACCGCAGCAGCAGCCACCCCGGCCCCCGCTGCTGCTCCTGCTGCTGAGGCACCCGCCGCCGCTGGCTCCGGCACCGAAGTTCTGATGCCGCAGATGGGCGAATCCATCACCGAAGGCACCATCACCAAGTGGCTCAAGAAGGTCGGCGACAGCGTTCAGCGCGACGAGCCCATCTTTGAAATCTCGACCGACAAGGTTGACGCCGAGATTCCCTCGCCCGTAGCTGGAACCCTCACCGAGATCAAGGTCGGCGAAGGCGCAACCGTCACCATCAACACCGTAGTCGCCGTCATCGGCGGCGCTGCCGGTAAGTCCGCAGCTGCACCTGCCGCCGCCCCTGCGGCATCCGCACCCGCCGCCTCTGCGCCTACACCTGCCGCTGCTGCACCCGCAGCTTCGGCCGGCGAAGGCGTCCGCTCCTCGCCGCTGGTGCGCAAGATCGCCAAGGACAACAACGTCGATCTCACCCAGGTCCCCGGCACCGGCTCCGAAGGCCGCATCACCAAGACCGACATCCTCGGCCATCTCGAAGGAGGCGCCAAGCCCGCCGCCGCTGCTCCTGCGGCATCGGCTCCTGCGGCCAAACCGGCTGCATCCACCCCGCAGCCCGGCGATCTCGTTCCCATGACGAAGATGCGCTCCATCATCGCGCAGCGCATGGTCGAGTCCAAGCGCACCAGCCCGCACGTCCACACCGTCTTCAAGGTGGACATGACCCGCATCGTCAAGCTGCGCGAAAAAGAGAAGTCGAAGTACGAGCAGCGCAACGGCGTCAAGCTGACCTACATGCCCTTCATCACCCGCGCCGCGATTGTGGCCCTGCGCAAGCACCCCATCGTCAACGGTGCCATCGAAGGCGACGCCATCCGCTACAACAAGAACATCAACATCGGCATCGCGGTAGCGCTCGACTGGGGCCTCATCGTCCCCGTCCTCAAGCAGACCGAAGAGAAGAACTTCCTCGGCATCGCCCGCGGCATCGTCGACGTTGCGGATCGCGCGCGCAACAAGAAGCTCGCCCCCGACGAGATCTCCGGCGGTACCTTCACGCTGACGAACTCCGGCATCTTCGGCGAGCAGTTCGGCACGCCGATCATCAACCAGCCGCAGAGCGCCATCCTCGGCATCGGCGGCCTCAACAAAGAAGCCGAAGTGCTGACCGACAAGGACGGCAACGACGTCATCGCCATCCGCTCCATCCAGCGCTTCACCCTGGGCTTCGACCATCGCATCGTAGACGGGGCCGACGCCGGCAAATTCATGTCCGACTTCAAGGCCTACCTCGAAAATTGGTCCGAAGACATCGGGTAA
- a CDS encoding DUF3037 domain-containing protein: MKERLPCEFFLIRYVPDVVKGEFTNIGVLLREAANAESAVVRFTRDWSRVRCMDADADLGLLEALEGEIAERLRMSATDPKPVLALLQDTLSNSVQISEARASLAESMPAELEQLMRMYVEPLKIKVERRRTGRAAIAGAMRTEFERAGVWGLMRKRIAASLYTRPGDPMKIDCGYRPNGIIRMFQAVSLEGDVEAAKGLAYSAPQLREGVLRVESAKLELTAVVEPLRSVSSDIEDEAMERYRFGVEAMEQQEIRVVTVSDLARVAETARVELRI, from the coding sequence TTGAAGGAACGTTTGCCGTGCGAGTTCTTCCTGATTCGGTATGTCCCGGATGTGGTGAAGGGCGAGTTTACCAACATCGGTGTGCTGCTGCGCGAGGCAGCCAACGCCGAGAGCGCGGTGGTGCGTTTTACGCGGGACTGGAGCCGGGTTCGGTGTATGGATGCGGATGCCGACCTGGGCCTGCTGGAGGCGCTCGAGGGAGAGATCGCAGAGCGGTTGCGGATGAGTGCGACCGATCCGAAGCCGGTGCTGGCACTGTTGCAGGACACGCTTTCGAACTCGGTACAGATCTCCGAGGCGCGGGCCTCGCTGGCTGAGAGTATGCCGGCGGAGCTGGAGCAGTTGATGCGGATGTATGTCGAGCCGCTGAAGATTAAGGTCGAGCGTCGCCGGACAGGGCGCGCAGCCATTGCCGGAGCAATGCGGACGGAGTTTGAGCGCGCAGGAGTGTGGGGGTTGATGCGCAAGAGGATTGCGGCTTCGCTTTATACGCGGCCGGGCGATCCGATGAAGATCGATTGCGGCTATCGCCCGAACGGAATCATCCGCATGTTCCAGGCGGTGTCGCTGGAGGGCGATGTGGAGGCAGCGAAGGGGTTGGCTTATTCGGCTCCGCAGTTGCGCGAAGGCGTGCTGCGGGTGGAGAGCGCGAAGCTGGAGTTGACGGCTGTAGTCGAGCCGCTGCGGTCTGTCTCCTCGGATATAGAAGACGAGGCGATGGAGCGTTATCGCTTTGGCGTCGAGGCGATGGAGCAGCAGGAGATTCGCGTGGTGACGGTGAGCGATCTCGCGCGAGTGGCGGAGACGGCGCGGGTGGAGTTGCGAATTTGA
- a CDS encoding DNA/RNA helicase domain-containing protein — MASFYRTTVGVFLTQTKEHVLAHLATAYANRGYTTQYSDQTLTWERDLYSLKEALEQCIAISDSAQRWGLILEFSIPRKELRIDVVLLIGDAIVLLEAKTGHTASQVKRQIEEYALLLHYFHKGSNGHRIIPILVSSEDGRPDCVGIHQREFFSQLSSYWVASVLRSSWRELPNVLFDVERHVQGQISAEEWDVSPYFPVPSIIEAATELRRGLSIREIAHCEASEHEIESVCRTVQDYVNRARNESHHAICFLTGVPGSGKTLVGLSLAHSTENNANAIHFMSGNGPLVKVLQHLFTKESMKGGASAPQARTEAKTLIENVHVFARYHTEDNLESPSNHAIIFDEAQRAWDRAQNMKKFHRDYSEPEMLLRIMERHLDWAIVVALVGGGQEINDGEAGLEEWGRALAASGKDWVVYASPEVLDGGASTAGHRLFEDSSLQKSIHTNAALHLRTSNRSLRAEQLAIWVNRVLDGDARGASALKITERFPILLTRNLSVVRRKLHEQGVGVNRYGLIGSSGAARLRAEGLEPSSSFHAEYPWEHWYLADKMDVRSSCSCEVFATEFEIQGLELDWIGLCWGGDFIWNHSSGWQMRALRHGSPTKWSAIKNREKRIYRQNAYRVLLTRARQGMVIFVPGGNTEDPTNLPEEFEATSQYLIACGVTPLV; from the coding sequence ATGGCATCTTTCTATCGAACGACTGTTGGAGTGTTTCTTACCCAAACAAAAGAGCACGTGCTTGCGCACCTGGCAACGGCATATGCGAACCGGGGCTATACAACACAGTACTCTGACCAGACACTTACGTGGGAACGCGATCTTTATTCGCTCAAAGAAGCTCTTGAGCAGTGCATCGCAATATCCGACAGTGCTCAGCGATGGGGGCTAATCCTGGAGTTTTCAATCCCCCGGAAAGAACTTCGCATCGATGTCGTGTTACTCATCGGAGACGCAATTGTCCTTCTCGAAGCCAAAACGGGGCACACGGCATCACAGGTAAAACGACAGATTGAAGAGTACGCACTTCTATTACATTATTTTCATAAAGGCTCGAACGGACATAGGATTATTCCGATCCTTGTCTCCTCTGAGGATGGAAGACCTGATTGCGTAGGCATACATCAACGGGAGTTTTTTTCACAGCTATCCTCGTATTGGGTGGCGTCGGTTCTCCGAAGTTCATGGCGTGAACTACCAAATGTGCTGTTTGATGTCGAGCGGCATGTTCAAGGTCAAATCTCTGCAGAAGAATGGGACGTCAGCCCCTATTTCCCTGTGCCTAGCATTATCGAAGCAGCAACTGAACTAAGGCGTGGGCTTTCGATTCGAGAGATTGCGCACTGTGAGGCATCAGAACATGAGATTGAGTCTGTATGTCGAACGGTGCAGGACTATGTGAATCGTGCACGCAACGAGAGCCACCATGCGATATGTTTTCTGACAGGCGTACCTGGTTCTGGAAAAACTTTGGTGGGATTGAGTCTCGCTCACTCTACAGAAAATAATGCAAATGCGATCCATTTTATGAGTGGAAATGGGCCGCTTGTAAAGGTTCTACAACATTTGTTTACAAAGGAGAGTATGAAGGGTGGGGCCTCGGCTCCTCAAGCTAGGACGGAAGCAAAGACGCTGATAGAAAACGTGCATGTCTTTGCTCGATACCATACAGAAGATAATTTGGAATCTCCCTCGAACCACGCCATCATCTTCGATGAAGCGCAGCGAGCATGGGATCGAGCACAGAATATGAAGAAGTTCCATCGAGACTACTCAGAACCCGAGATGTTGCTTCGAATTATGGAGCGACATCTTGATTGGGCCATCGTGGTTGCCCTTGTCGGTGGAGGCCAGGAGATTAACGATGGTGAAGCAGGCCTGGAAGAGTGGGGAAGGGCGTTAGCCGCCAGCGGAAAGGATTGGGTTGTGTATGCATCACCAGAGGTTCTGGATGGCGGCGCATCCACCGCGGGACATCGACTCTTCGAAGACTCTTCTCTGCAGAAGAGTATCCATACAAATGCAGCCCTTCATCTGAGAACTTCCAATCGGAGTTTGCGCGCGGAGCAATTAGCAATATGGGTAAACCGTGTGTTGGACGGGGATGCGAGGGGAGCATCTGCACTCAAGATCACGGAACGCTTTCCTATCCTTCTCACGCGCAATTTAAGTGTCGTACGCCGAAAGCTGCATGAGCAAGGGGTTGGGGTAAATCGCTATGGCCTAATCGGCTCCTCAGGTGCAGCGCGCCTTCGTGCAGAGGGGCTTGAACCCAGTTCATCTTTCCATGCTGAGTATCCTTGGGAACACTGGTACCTGGCAGATAAGATGGATGTTCGCTCCAGTTGTTCCTGCGAAGTGTTTGCAACAGAGTTTGAAATCCAGGGACTTGAGTTGGACTGGATTGGACTTTGCTGGGGTGGAGATTTCATCTGGAATCACTCCAGCGGCTGGCAGATGCGCGCTTTGCGACATGGGTCGCCCACCAAATGGTCCGCTATCAAAAATCGCGAGAAACGAATCTATCGGCAGAATGCTTACCGCGTTCTGCTGACTCGCGCACGACAAGGAATGGTTATCTTTGTTCCGGGAGGTAATACTGAGGATCCTACAAATCTGCCGGAGGAGTTCGAGGCCACGTCGCAATATCTCATTGCATGTGGTGTGACTCCTCTAGTCTGA
- a CDS encoding phage portal protein → MGVRSMVKDVWEKIAGVEAAADAAVGERKTAMLPSIFTPYQAGRTGQSALPKPTPANLRKFAETPVVRRAINVVKDKIASMDWQVRVRRGYDAASVADATARLNALRLSLEEPNAADSFRVLWEQVLEDLIVGGFGAVEMEATGDAARPFHLWAVDGATIQIDSKWNGDPSKPRYAQATGQLGREGLIPLLDDELMYLRLNPRTHTPFGLGRLEVAFETVNQFLSANRYAGRLASNSVVQYALWLNEATPEQHDRLIRWWQDEIEGTGRVPLLSCEQKPEVLRFAGGTDADLRLAWQEMLIRLIANAFELPPMLLGLQSDVNRSTAGEMADEAFQGAIVPVAKLLAEHITRDLFAKKLGWREFEFCFNDLESRDESEEVQMQTTLLKAGVLTVDEVRQMRGLAPLTVEEAQ, encoded by the coding sequence ATGGGAGTTCGTTCGATGGTGAAGGATGTCTGGGAGAAGATCGCTGGCGTGGAAGCAGCAGCGGATGCAGCGGTTGGGGAGCGCAAGACGGCGATGCTGCCTTCGATCTTTACACCGTACCAGGCGGGACGGACGGGGCAGAGTGCGCTGCCCAAGCCTACTCCGGCGAACCTGCGCAAGTTCGCGGAGACGCCGGTGGTGCGGCGTGCGATCAACGTGGTGAAGGACAAGATCGCCAGCATGGACTGGCAGGTGCGCGTGCGCCGCGGCTACGACGCGGCAAGCGTGGCGGATGCGACGGCGCGGTTGAATGCGCTGCGGCTTTCGCTTGAAGAGCCGAACGCCGCGGACAGCTTTCGCGTGCTGTGGGAGCAGGTGCTCGAAGACCTGATCGTCGGCGGGTTTGGCGCGGTGGAGATGGAGGCGACCGGCGATGCGGCGCGGCCGTTTCATCTGTGGGCCGTCGATGGGGCGACCATCCAGATCGACAGCAAGTGGAACGGCGACCCGTCGAAGCCGCGCTACGCACAGGCCACAGGCCAGTTGGGTCGCGAGGGTTTGATTCCTCTGCTCGATGATGAGTTGATGTATCTGCGGCTGAATCCGCGCACGCATACACCGTTTGGGTTGGGGCGGCTGGAGGTTGCGTTCGAGACGGTGAACCAGTTTCTGAGCGCGAACCGCTATGCCGGTCGGCTCGCTTCGAACTCCGTGGTGCAGTATGCGCTGTGGTTGAACGAGGCTACGCCCGAGCAGCATGACCGCCTGATTCGCTGGTGGCAGGACGAGATTGAAGGCACGGGCCGCGTGCCATTGTTGAGCTGCGAGCAGAAGCCCGAGGTGTTGCGCTTTGCCGGCGGCACCGATGCCGATCTGCGGCTGGCGTGGCAGGAGATGCTGATTCGCCTGATCGCGAATGCGTTTGAGCTGCCGCCGATGCTGCTCGGCTTGCAGAGCGACGTGAACCGCTCGACTGCGGGCGAGATGGCGGATGAGGCGTTTCAAGGCGCGATTGTTCCCGTGGCCAAGCTGCTGGCCGAGCACATCACGCGCGACCTGTTTGCGAAGAAGCTGGGATGGCGCGAGTTCGAGTTCTGCTTCAACGATCTGGAGAGCAGGGACGAGAGTGAAGAGGTGCAGATGCAGACCACGCTGCTGAAGGCGGGTGTGTTGACGGTGGATGAGGTGCGGCAGATGCGCGGGCTGGCTCCGCTGACGGTTGAGGAGGCGCAGTGA
- a CDS encoding terminase, which translates to MSEQQWGVEDLLKYGKEMKDDPRKVFEIAGKLLKVRDREGVERPLRANRVQKEFERRRGQRNIVLKARQMGISTWVAARFFLKTITARGVMTVQVAHTKEAAESIFRMAQRFWECLPEKLRDGPLRRNRANSGQMRFTELDSEFRVMSAGDVGAGRGLTMQNLHCSELSRWPGNASETLAGMRAALAPGGELVMESTPNGAYGCFYEEWGQAIADGAGGNGVVRHFFPWWLEEAYVSSSVTDFTDDEQALILTHGLTAEQIGFRRSLEASYRGLRVQEFAEDAETCFKATGDCCFEAPAVEARLAQLDEPMGTLHNGALQVWLPPISGKQYLVAADPAGGGPDGDFAAVQVIDMESGMQCAELQQRLTPLDLAKAAAKLAREYHGAIIAVERNNHGHAVLAFLSTVEHYANVYGQEGQAGWLTSAGSKPGMISRMGALLVESPEMFSSRRLLGECRTYISLPGGGTGAANGAHDDCVMAMAIAQAVREELIVRKR; encoded by the coding sequence ATGAGCGAGCAACAGTGGGGTGTGGAGGATTTGCTGAAGTATGGCAAAGAGATGAAGGATGATCCTCGGAAGGTCTTCGAGATCGCAGGAAAACTACTGAAGGTGCGGGACCGGGAGGGGGTCGAACGGCCGCTGCGCGCCAATCGCGTGCAGAAGGAGTTTGAGCGCAGGCGGGGGCAGCGGAACATTGTGTTAAAGGCGCGGCAGATGGGCATCAGCACCTGGGTCGCGGCACGGTTTTTTCTGAAGACGATCACCGCGCGCGGCGTGATGACCGTGCAGGTAGCTCATACGAAGGAAGCGGCGGAGAGCATCTTTCGCATGGCGCAGCGCTTCTGGGAGTGTCTGCCCGAAAAGCTGCGCGATGGGCCGCTGCGGCGCAACCGGGCCAACTCCGGACAGATGCGCTTCACCGAACTCGACAGCGAGTTTCGCGTGATGAGCGCGGGCGACGTGGGCGCGGGGCGCGGCCTGACGATGCAGAACCTGCATTGCAGCGAGTTGAGCCGATGGCCCGGCAATGCGAGTGAGACGCTGGCAGGAATGCGCGCGGCGCTCGCTCCCGGCGGCGAGCTGGTGATGGAGTCTACGCCGAACGGCGCTTATGGCTGCTTCTATGAAGAATGGGGGCAGGCGATCGCTGACGGCGCTGGCGGCAATGGCGTCGTGCGGCATTTCTTTCCCTGGTGGCTCGAAGAGGCTTATGTATCTTCTTCGGTTACAGATTTCACAGACGACGAACAGGCGCTGATCCTGACGCATGGACTGACGGCGGAGCAGATCGGTTTTCGCCGTAGCCTCGAAGCAAGCTATCGCGGTCTGCGCGTGCAGGAGTTTGCCGAAGACGCGGAGACCTGCTTCAAGGCCACGGGCGACTGCTGCTTCGAGGCTCCCGCGGTAGAGGCGAGGCTCGCCCAGTTGGATGAGCCGATGGGGACGCTGCACAACGGAGCGTTGCAGGTGTGGCTGCCTCCCATATCGGGCAAGCAATATCTGGTGGCAGCGGATCCGGCGGGCGGCGGGCCGGATGGCGACTTCGCGGCGGTGCAGGTGATTGATATGGAGTCGGGGATGCAGTGCGCGGAGCTGCAGCAGCGGCTGACTCCGCTCGATCTGGCGAAGGCAGCGGCGAAGCTGGCGCGCGAGTATCACGGTGCGATCATCGCGGTGGAGCGCAACAATCATGGCCATGCCGTGCTCGCCTTTCTCAGCACGGTAGAGCACTATGCGAACGTCTACGGGCAGGAGGGACAGGCAGGGTGGCTGACTTCGGCGGGCAGCAAGCCGGGGATGATCAGCCGCATGGGAGCGTTGCTGGTCGAGTCGCCGGAGATGTTCTCGAGTAGAAGATTGCTGGGCGAGTGCAGGACGTATATCTCGCTGCCGGGAGGCGGGACTGGAGCGGCCAATGGAGCGCACGACGATTGCGTGATGGCGATGGCCATCGCACAGGCGGTACGAGAAGAGTTGATCGTCAGGAAAAGATAA